The Aspergillus chevalieri M1 DNA, chromosome 5, nearly complete sequence genome includes a region encoding these proteins:
- a CDS encoding uncharacterized protein (COG:C;~EggNog:ENOG410PG98;~InterPro:IPR037396,IPR000262,IPR008259,IPR013785;~PFAM:PF01070;~go_function: GO:0003824 - catalytic activity [Evidence IEA];~go_function: GO:0016491 - oxidoreductase activity [Evidence IEA];~go_process: GO:0055114 - oxidation-reduction process [Evidence IEA]) gives MAPVGVQCLFHEDKETGLAEACRESGVPYILSTASSSSIEEVAAANGDGKRWFQLYWPEDDDITLSLLKRAKDNGFSVLVVTLDTFSLAWRPADLDNAYIPFIRGVGTQVGFSDPVFRSKFEKESGSKIEEDIVGASKSWTSQVFSGRPHTWDQLAFLRDHWDGPLVLKGIQHVADARQALDAGCDGIIVSNHGGRQVDGAIGSLDVLPEIVDAVGDKMTVLFDSGIRTGVDIIKALCLGAKAVLISRPVIYGLAIGGKVGAQSVMKGLLADLWQSIGLSGISNLQECDRNKIRKVHYPGDRMAML, from the exons ATGGCCCCCGTGGGTGTTCAGTGTCTCTTCCACGAAGATAAAGAAACAGGTCTCGCCGAGGCTTGTAGGGAATCTGGCGTGCCGTATATCCTCAGCACCGCAAGTAGCAGTTCGATCGAAGAGGTGGCCGCTGCGAACGGTGACGGCAAGAGATGGTTCCAGCTTTACTGGccggaggatgatgatatcacCCTCTCCTTATTGAAGCGTGCGAAAGATAACGGGTTCTCGGTTTTGGTTGTCACATTGGACACATTCTCCCTGGCCTGGCGACCTGCAGATCTGGATAATGCTTACATACCTTTCATTCGTGGTGTCGGAACTCAGGTGGGCTTCTCTGATCCGGTCTTCCGCTCAAAATTCGAAAAAGAATCGGGCAGCAAGATAGAAGAGGATATTGTCGGGGCATCTAAATCGTGGACATCACAGGTGTTCTCCGGCCGGCCTCACACATGGGATCAACTAGCTTTCTTGCGGGACCATTGGGATGGACCCCTCGTTCTCAAGGGTATTCAACATGTGGCAGACGCGAGGCAAGCTCTTGATGCTGGGTGCGATGGCATTATTGTGTCGAACCATGGCG GCCGCCAAGTCGACGGGGCGATCGGCTCCCTCGATGTCCTTCCCGAGATCGTCGATGCAGTCGGCGACAAGATGACTGTTCTCTTCGACTCTGGCATCCGTACCGGCGTCGACATCATCAAGGCTCTCTGTCTCGGGGCCAAGGCTGTTCTCATCAGCCGACCAGTGATATATGGCCTTGCTATTGGAGGCAAGGTGGGCGCACAATCCGTGATGAAGGGGCTTCTGGCGGATTTGTGGCAAAGTATTGGGTTATCAGGGATCAGTAATCTGCAGGAATGTGATCGAAACAAGATCCGGAAGGTCCACTATCCTGGTGATCGGATGGCGATGTTGTAA
- a CDS encoding putative MFS transporter (COG:G;~EggNog:ENOG410PFT2;~InterPro:IPR020846,IPR011701,IPR036259;~PFAM:PF07690;~TransMembrane:12 (i45-63o83-102i114-136o142-162i174-194o206-228i275-294o314-336i343-362o368-391i403-423o435-456i);~go_function: GO:0022857 - transmembrane transporter activity [Evidence IEA];~go_process: GO:0055085 - transmembrane transport [Evidence IEA]) — MEQHREPKLDVESPPPGVIWRDTSEPSIAPDEAKREQRLIRKMDFYILPFVVLLYLFSFLDRVNIGNARLYGLEEDLGLVGDQYQVAVSILFVTYCLFEVPSNLVIKKLRPSRYIASISVIWGIIATLTGICQSYGDLIACRILLGVVEAGLFPGMMTYLTLFYSKREIALRTGYLFSSSAAAGAFGGLLAYGIGFMDGISGLRGWRWIMIIEGIPTVIIGVLTWFFLADAPDTAYYLNEEERALVVKFRSRHAGQTASAQKFHWADVKDGATDWIIYAFSIGQFGVDTMLYGYSTFLPTIIEGMGPSWTTAEVQALTIPCYAVGAIAYLAVAWLSDRLQRRAIFVCVFCAISMIGYGILISDTPSGVHYFGALLVALGLYVAVGLPLAWLPTNLPRYGKRTFATGLQLTFGNVSGVMSPFLYKSNEAPRYVRGNAVTCGLVGFGGIVFGLMWVYYHIVNRQRALGEEDEKIAEMSEEDIQEMGERNPRFVYSI; from the exons ATGGAGCAGCACAGGGAGCCCAAGTTGGACGTCGAGTCCCCTCCGCCCGGAGTAATATGGCGCGACACTTCGGAGCCCTCGATTGCTCCCGATGAGGCAAAGAGGGAGCAGAGGTTGATTCGCAAAATGGACTTTTATATCCTGCCCTTTGTCGTTTTGTTATATTTATTTAGCTTTTTGGATCGAG TAAATATCGGAAATGCCCGTCTATACGGTCTGGAGGAAGACCTGGGCTTGGTCGGGGATCAGTACCAGGTCGCTGTATCCATCTTATTCGTCACATACTGT TTGTTCGAAGTCCCTTCAAACCTAGTCATCAAGAAACTCAGACCCTCCCGCTACATTGCCTCAATCTCCGTTATATGGGGCATCATCGCAACCTTGACCGGAATCTGCCAAAGTTACGGCGACCTGATCGCATGTCGCATCCTCCTAGGCGTCGTAGAAGCCGGCCTCTTCCCCGGCATGATGACCTACCTCACACTTTTCTACAGCAAGCGCGAAATCGCCCTGCGCACAGGGTACCTATTCAGCAGTTCAGCCGCAGCAGGCGCATTTGGCGGGTTACTCGCGTATGGAATCGGATTTATGGATGGCATCAGCGGCCTGCGCGGCTGGCGATGGATCATGATCATTGAGGGTATCCCGACAGTCATTATCGGCGTACTGACATGGTTCTTCCTCGCTGACGCGCCAGACACGGCGTACTACCtgaatgaagaggaaagagcgCTTGTTGTTAAATTTCGCTCCCGACACGCGGGGCAGACAGCGTCCGCGCAGAAGTTCCACTGGGCGGATGTCAAAGATGGTGCCACGGATTGGATAATTTACGCTTTTTCCATCGGCCAGTTTGGTGTTGATACCATGCTCTACGGATATAGCACTTTCTTGCCCACCATTATCGAAGGGATGGGACCCTCCTGGACCACTGCGGAAGTCCAGGCACTCACGATCCCCTGCTACGCAGTAGGCGCCATTGCGTATCTGGCAGTGGCATGGTTGAGCGACCGACTTCAACGTCGTGCGATATTCGTCTGCGTCTTCTGCGCAATCTCCATGATCGGATACGGGATCCTCATCTCAGATACGCCCTCTGGAGTGCACTACTTCGGCGCATTACTTGTCGCGCTGGGTCTCTATGTCGCTGTCGGCTTGCCGCTTGCTTGGTTACCGACTAACCTGCCCCGATACGGCAAGCGGACATTCGCGACAGGATTGCAGCTTACGTTTGGTAATGTTAGTGGTGTCATGTCGCCTTTCTTGTATAAGAGCAATGAGGCGCCACGGTATGTTAGGGGAAATGCTGTGACATGTGGTTTGGTGGGCTTTGGAGGGATTGTGTTCGGTCTTATGTGGGTTTATTATCACATTGTGAACCGACAGAGGGCGCTtggcgaagaagacgagaagATTGCGGAAATGTCCGAAGAGGACATCCAGGAGATGGGGGAGAGGAATCCTCGGTTCGTGTATAGTATTTGA